TGACCAGAGTCTAGCTGGTGGCCCTGAGTGGTGTGGGCAGGGTCTGGAGGCGGCTGGGGTGCCTGTGCCTGTGCCTGTGAAGCAGGGGCTCGGTGCCTGGAGAGCAGGCGGTAGCGCTCATCCTGCCTGGAGCCCTGCTTCCTAGCTAGGAGATGTTGCCGGATCCTCTGCTGACTCTGACATGAGGGCTTCAGGGCTCTGGTGGCTCTCTGTCTGTGGAGAGCTTCCCTGACATACTTTGGAACAGGTTCATGCTGGGAGGACACTGTAGCCGCCAGCTTGAAGAAGATGTTCTGCCCCAGGGGCAGGGAAGGGGGGGACCCCCAGTCCTCGCCTCCATCCTCCCTCCTCTGCCTTTTACAGGGGACAAAGAGTGCCTCAGGGGGCTCCTCTCCTCGCTTCCTCCTCACTCTCAATACTGCTGAGGCCACACAGGCCTCCATCTTGCCAggcctcttctcctttccctccagcCTCCTTTCTGAGTTTCTGAGTGTCTCAGAGGTCCAGCTGAGGCCCTGGCAGGGGCTTCCCCCGAGTCAGGATCTCCTGGGAGTCCTCAGGCAGTGGGCAAAGGTTCAATGGAGTGGTTGGACTTCAATGAGATGAAAGAGTCCTGGTTGCCAAAGGTATCCTATCTCTAGTCAGATAAGTGGAGGGGAACCAATGGAGTAGAGCAATGTGAGGCAGCCTGGAGAAAGTACCTCTACTGGAGCTAcctcctcagccaggagggccccTAGTAGTCAGGAACTAGGatgcctcctccaagatgg
This portion of the Gracilinanus agilis isolate LMUSP501 unplaced genomic scaffold, AgileGrace unplaced_scaffold53504, whole genome shotgun sequence genome encodes:
- the LOC123255864 gene encoding probable RNA polymerase II nuclear localization protein SLC7A6OS, producing MEACVASAVLRVRRKRGEEPPEALFVPCKRQRREDGGEDWGSPPSLPLGQNIFFKLAATVSSQHEPVPKYVREALHRQRATRALKPSCQSQQRIRQHLLARKQGSRQDERYRLLSRHRAPASQAQAQAPQPPPDPAHTTQGHQLDSGHTTPKSQGQQGATLPQAPSAQGFHSFDSVPQATSDKEKPCTPDTCTQDPDPDVILSHAVKLMREHLAISEEGKGRQHREREQDYVY